The following are encoded in a window of Primulina eburnea isolate SZY01 chromosome 4, ASM2296580v1, whole genome shotgun sequence genomic DNA:
- the LOC140830905 gene encoding serine/threonine-protein phosphatase PP1 isozyme 2-like: MAAAANGQGIEPAVLDDIINRLLEFRNARTVRQVQLSENEIRSLCATSREIFLSQPNLLELEAPIKICGDIHGQYGDLLRLFEYGGFPPEANYLFLGDYVDRGKQSLETICLLLAYKIKFPENFFLLRGNHECASINRIYGFYDECKRRFNVRIWKIFTDCFNCLPVAALIDEKILCMHGGLSPDLTNLDQIRNIPRPTDVPDAGLLCDLLWSDPSREIRGWGLNDRGVSHTFGPDKVAEFLMQQDMDLVCRAHQVVEDGYEFFADRQLVTIFSAPNYCGEFDNAGAMMSVDESLMCSFQILKPTDKKRIL; encoded by the exons ATGGCGGCGGCGGCTAATGGGCAGGGTATAGAGCCTGCCGTCTTGGATGACATCATCAATCGCTTGTTGGAGTTCCGTAACGCGAGGACTGTGCGTCAGGTGCAGCTGTCGGAGAATGAGATCCGCTCTTTATGTGCGACGTCCCGTGAAATCTTCCTCTCGCAGCCTAATCTTCTCGAGCTGGAAGCACCTATAAAGATCTGCG GTGATATTCATGGGCAATACGGAGACCTTTTAAGACTTTTTGAATATGGAGGATTTCCTCCAGAAGCCAATTATTTGTTCTTAGGGGACTATGTTGACCGTGGAAAACAAAGTTTAGAAACTATCTGCCTTCTTCTCGCCTACAAAATCAAATTTCCTGAGAATTTCTTTCTCTTACGCGGAAATCATGAATGCGCTTCTATTAATAGGATATATGGTTTTTATGATGAATGTAAACGTCGATTTAATGTAAGAATATGGAAAATTTTTACTGATTGTTTTAACTGCCTACCTGTGGCAGCTCTTATAGATGAGAAAATACTCTGCATGCATGGTGGTCTCTCCCCTGATCTAACAAACTTGGATCAAATTAGAAATATACCTCGTCCTACTGATGTCCCTGATGCTGGTTTGCTTTGTGATTTACTCTGGTCTGATCCTAGTAGAGAAATTAGAGGTTGGGGGTTGAATGATAGGGGAGTTTCACACACGTTTGGTCCAGATAAGGTGGCTGAATTTTTGATGCAGCAGGATATGGACCTTGTTTGTCGTGCTCATCAG GTTGTAGAAGATGGCTATGAATTTTTCGCAGATAGGCAACTGGTTACAATATTTTCTGCACCCAATTATTGTGGAGAATTTGATAATGCAGGTGCTATGATGAGTGTTGATGAGAGTTTGATGTGCTCGTTTCAGATTCTAAAACCAACTGATAAAAAGAGAATATTGTGA